AGCGGTGCAATCGCCGACGTCAGCAGAAACAGGAACGCGGCCTGACCATTGGGCGTCGCCACGCTCGGCAGGTTGGTGCCGGTGTTGATCGCGATGGCCAGGGTCTCGAAATGTTCGCGGCTCATGTGGCCGGACAGGAATGCCTGTTTCACTTCGGTGATGTAGATCGTCGCCACGAACACGTTGTCACTGATCGCCGACAACAGGCCGTTAGCGATGAACAGCATCCCCGGTTGCTGGTCGGCAGGCAGTGCCAGTACCCACTGGATCAACGGCGCGAACAGTTGCTGATCATGGATCACCGCCACCACGGCAAAAAACACCACCAGCAGCGCAGTGAACGGCATGGCGTCCTTGAACGCGCTGCCCAGGCGATGCTCGTCGGTAATGCCGGTAAACGCGGTGATCAGGACAATGACCATCAGACCGATCAGGCCCACTTCGGCGACATGGAACGCCAGGCCGGCAATCAGGATCAATGCGGCCGCGCCTTGCACCAACAGCGCGGCGCGCTGGCGAGGCGTGCGTTCGGCATCGTCTTCACGGGCGTAATCGGCCAGCACTGCGCGGACATTGTCCGGCAGCAAGGTGCCGTAGCCGAACCAGCGCAGTTTCTCCAGCAGCATGCAGGTCAACAGACCGGCCACCAGCACCGGCAGGGACACCGGCGCGACCTTGAGGAAGAATTCGGCGAAGTGCCAGCCCATCTCGTGGCCGATCAGCAGGTTCTGCGGCTCGCCAACCAGTGTGCAGACGCCGCCCAGCGCAGTCCCGACAGCGCCATGCATCAGCAGGCTGCGCAGGAAGGCGCGGAATTGTTCCAGATCCTCGTGATGCAGCTTCGGCAAGTGCTGATCGTCGTGGAACTCACTGTCCTGGCGCGGATCGTTGCCGGAGGCGACACGGTGATAGACCGAATAGAAGCCGACGGCCGCGCTGATGATCACGGCGGTGACGGTCAGCGCGTCGAGAAAGGCTGAAAGAAACGCCGATAAAAAGCAGAACATCAGCGCCAACAGCATCTTCGAGCGCACGCCGAGCAGCAGCCGCGAGAACAGGAACAGCAGCAGATCCTTCATGAAGTAGATGCCGGCGACCATGAACATCAACAGCAGGATCACTGGAAAGTTGTGCTGTAACTCTTCGTACAGCGCCTGGGGCGTAGTCATCTTCAACAGCAGTGCTTCGATCAGCAGCAAGCCGCCGGGCATCAGCGGATAGCATTTGAGCGCCATGGCCAGGGTGAAAATGAACTCGATCACCAGCAGCCAGCCGGCAGCGACAGGACCTGCCGACCACAGCACCACGGCGTTGAGAATCAGGAACCCGACGATGCACGCCTTGTACCAGCGGGGCGAATGCCCGAGAAAATTGTGCGCGAACGCCTGGGCCATCGAACCGGACATCGGTTGCTCCTTGCTTTAAGAAGCGCGCAAGGTGCCGTAAGCGTTGAGCAAGATCAAGTGTAGGAAGTTTCTGTTTATGGGTTCAGATAGCGCGCAACCACGGCGCGGTAGTTGCCATCCAGCGAATAACCGCCGACCAGAATCCCGCCTTCCGGTTGCACGGCCAGCGATGTAGCGGTATCGAGGCTGCGGCCCAGTCGCGTACGCAACCAACCGTGGCCGGCACCGAAGTTGTGGTCGAGGCGACCGTCGGCCAGATAGCGCGCAACGATGAAATCGGCCTCGACCCCGCCAATCGTCGCGCCTGCCGCGATAAGTCGACCGTCCGGCATGCGTTGTGCGGCGCTCCACTGGCAACCGCTGGGGCCGATGTCCAGCAGGGTGGGTTGACCGTTGTTGCTGTGCAGGTCGGCGCGACCGTTGCCATGGACAGACAGCGCCATGCAGCGGATCGGGTCGCGGCTGCTGCCAAAGCAATGCAGGTGATTCGCGGATTCGATGACCTGGTTGACCAGCGCGCTGTGTCCTTGAGCCTTGAAGGCGAGGAAACCGTCCAGTGCAAAGCGTTCGTCGAGCTGCCCGTCCGGCAGGTAGCGTGCGAGCAGGCCTTCCTGGGGGAAGTCGATGGCGCCGGCCACCACGATTCGTCCGTCCTCTTGCAGCAACAAGCTTCCCAGCCAGGTATTGAGCAGCAAGTGCCGGACCATGACAAACCCTCGGCCATTGAAGGTTGCGTCAAGATTACCGTCGGGTTTGACGCGGATCAGCATGCCGACATGGTCGGCCAATGAGCAGTGGTGGTTGGCAATCAACAGAATATGTCCATCATTCTGGACTACAAAATCACAGGCTTCTGCTCCCGGGACACCGGGTGGCAGCCACGTGTCGCGAGTGCCCATGGACAGATCGCCGGGCAAACGCACTATTTTCCGGCCGTTGTCGCCGAATTCCGGGGCCGGCCGACCCTCTGCATCGAACAGGGCGAGGGCGGGCAAGGTGCGATGTTCGGACTCGTAATGCAGGCCTGCCAGCAGGATTCGCCCGTCAGGCAAGACCTGGACCTTGCTGCCCGTGGCTTCGAAACCAGAGGCGAACTGGCCGATC
This genomic window from Pseudomonas kribbensis contains:
- the nhaB gene encoding sodium/proton antiporter NhaB, with amino-acid sequence MSGSMAQAFAHNFLGHSPRWYKACIVGFLILNAVVLWSAGPVAAGWLLVIEFIFTLAMALKCYPLMPGGLLLIEALLLKMTTPQALYEELQHNFPVILLLMFMVAGIYFMKDLLLFLFSRLLLGVRSKMLLALMFCFLSAFLSAFLDALTVTAVIISAAVGFYSVYHRVASGNDPRQDSEFHDDQHLPKLHHEDLEQFRAFLRSLLMHGAVGTALGGVCTLVGEPQNLLIGHEMGWHFAEFFLKVAPVSLPVLVAGLLTCMLLEKLRWFGYGTLLPDNVRAVLADYAREDDAERTPRQRAALLVQGAAALILIAGLAFHVAEVGLIGLMVIVLITAFTGITDEHRLGSAFKDAMPFTALLVVFFAVVAVIHDQQLFAPLIQWVLALPADQQPGMLFIANGLLSAISDNVFVATIYITEVKQAFLSGHMSREHFETLAIAINTGTNLPSVATPNGQAAFLFLLTSAIAPLVRLSYGRMVWMALPYTVVMGLLGWYAVSYWL